Proteins encoded together in one Ciona intestinalis chromosome 3, KH, whole genome shotgun sequence window:
- the LOC100184370 gene encoding probable 28S rRNA (cytosine-C(5))-methyltransferase — protein MGRNQRDPDRVVRGPGPKSRRQKDLAMPKKWKEEQEPNKKISSRAKVRAKKRDLKKQLLTSLVEAKAEKKEADKIEEEDEIKEEETLQLLSDDDSDDMPDDEFDLDDDDDHVEAEIRDRVIGEMRGEDHEDDSSDDEGEDGELPIERKTKQVLQKRSQLSKAVKENNIQTNIAETETFVLPSGQEIEKESTQPPGLDHIHQRIKDVVAVLSDFGNKRDPERTRKDYVNVLRKDLCTYYSYNDFLLSKFMDMFPLTELIAFLEANEVNRPITIRTNTLKTKRRDLAQALISRGVNLDPLAKWTKVGLVVYESPVPIGATPEYLAGHYMIQGASSFVPVMALAPQPGERVLDMCAAPGGKTTYIAQLMKNSGFIFVNDINKARLKAVVGNMHRMGVSNSVISNYDARSFPTIMGNFSRVLLDAPCSGTGVISKDPSVKTSKDDSDITKCSHLQKELILAAIDSCNAQAQNGGYIVYCTCSVMVEENEEVVNYALKKRNVKLVQTGLEFGVEGFCKYRQYRFHPSLKQTRRFYPHSHNMDGFFVAKFKKFSNKIPSSDDVKEKQEVKETVTDDAADPSTSTDQDTEDKTSKKRPKESDDNPTPVKKAKTNKKKQGKKLSMQQVKKYQKRKQKPGALVKPVPGLLAMKRGVTRFIKNKQENKDTPPKRKVKSPKPKKKFQKKKEEKKNPKKKKEETN, from the exons aTGGGACGTAACCAGCGTGATCCAGATCGTGTCGTTCGTGGCCCAGGACCAAAATCTCGCCGACAGAAAGATCTAGCGATGCCAAAGAAGTGGAAAG aggaGCAAGAGCCAAACAAGAAAATTTCCAGTCGTGCGAAAGTTCGTGCCAAGAAACGGGATTTGAAGAAACAACTTCTCACCTCGTTGGTTGAAGCTAAAGCTGAAAAGAAAG AAGCAGATAAGATTGAAGAAGAAGATGAAATAAAAGAAGAGGAAACTTTACAACTTCTATCAGATGATGATAGTGACGATATG CCCGATGATGAATTTGATcttgatgatgatgatgatcaCGTGGAGGCTGAGATTCGTGATCGCGTGATTGGTGAGATGAGAGGAGAAGATCACGAGGATGATTCAAGCGATGatgagggggaagatggggaaCTCCCTATTGAGAGAAAAACCAAACAAGTTCTACAGAAAAGATCTCAACTTTCAAA AGCCGTAAAggaaaacaacattcaaacGAACATTGCTGAAACTGAGACTTTTGTTCTTCCAAGTGGACAGGAGATTGAGAAAGAAA GCACCCAACCCCCTGGTCTAGATCACATCCATCAAAGAATTAAAGACGTTGTTGCCGTTCTTTCAGATTTCGGGAATAAAAGAGATCCAGAAAG AACACGCAAGGATTACGTAAACGTATTACGCAAGGACCTGTGTACATACTACAGTTACAATGATTTCTTGCTTTCAAAGTTCATGGACATGTTTCCACTCACTGAG TTGATCGCATTCTTAGAAGCAAATGAAGTAAATCGACCAATCACTATTCGGACAAATACTTTGAAAACTAAAAGAAGGGATTTAGCGCAA GCGTTAATTTCTCGAGGAGTAAATCTTGACCCGTTGGCAAAATGGACGAAAGTTGGACTTGTGGTTTATGAATCTCCTGTTCCTattg GTGCAACACCAGAGTACCTTGCAGGACATTACATGATACAAGGTGCTTCAAGTTTTGTCCCTGTGATGGCACTTGCCCCACAACCAGGAGAACGCGTGTTGGATATGTGTGCTGCACCTGGAGGGAAAACTACATACATAG CTCAATTAATGAAGAATTCTGGTTTTATCTTCGTGAATGACATCAACAAAGCCCGGTTAAAAGCAGTGGTGGGCAACATGCATAGGATGGGTGTCAGTAACTCTGTTATATCAAACTATGATGCAAGATCCTTTCCTACA ATAATGGGCAACTTTTCGCGAGTATTACTGGATGCCCCATGCAGTGGTACAGGTGTTATATCAAAAGATCCCTCTGTTAAAACAAGCAAAGATGATTCTGACATCACAAAGTGTTCTCATTTACAG AAAGAGTTGATATTGGCTGCTATAGATTCATGTAATGCTCAAGCACAGAATGGTGGATATATTGTTTACTGTACATGTTCTGTCATG GTTGAAGAAAACGAGGAAGTTGTAAATTACGCCTTGAAGAAACGTAATGTTAAGTTGGTTCAAACTGGCCTTGAGTTCGGAGTGGAAGGATTTTGCAA ATATCGCCAATATCGATTCCACCCAAGTTTGAAACAAACTCGTCGCTTCTACCCTCACTCACATAACATGGACGGGTTTTTTGTTGCGAAATTTAAGAAGTTTTCAAACAAGATACCGAGTTCTGATGACGtgaaagaaaaacaagaaGTTAAAGAAACAGTAACTGACG ATGCTGCTGATCCAAGCACTTCCACTGATCAAGATACCGAAGACAAAACTTCGAAAAAACGTCCAAAAGAATCGGACGACAATCCCACACCTGTTAAGAAAgcaaagacaaataaaaagaaacaag gtaAAAAGCTGAGTATGCAGCAAGTTAAGAAATATCAAAAACGAAAACAGAAGCCTGGAGCTCTTGTCAAACCTGTACCTGGTTTGCTTGCCATGAAACGAGGGGTTACGAGGtttatcaaaaataaacaagaaaataaagacACCCCTCCTAAAAGAAAAGTAAAATCTCCGAAACCAAAAAAGAAATTTCAGAAGaaaaaagaagagaaaaaaaatccaaagaagaaaaaagaagaaactaATTGa